The DNA segment GGCATTGGGCGCCATTGGCAGGACGTGCGTCTTCGTCCCATCGCGCGCCCGAAAAGTGTACCGGCGCGATGTTGTTCGGGGGTCTAGATTCAGTCCAGGGTTTTTGATATTATTGTTCGAAATGACGTCGTCGTCCGCGACGTAAGGGTTAACGTCCCAGACGCGAACGTGAGGGCGGCGACGTTCCGCAACCCTAATTTGGCAGGTAGTGCGCGTCACCGCATTCGCAGTTACTGCAGTGCGCAGATTATCAACAAAGGCGCGGTCGTGCGCAAGGACGGTGACACCGTTCTGCGTCGGTCTGAACGTTACGGGACCTATCCCTGCGTCCTCTGGGACAATGTTTGCTTTGAGGGTGTGAATCAAGTGCGCCTGGGAGGCGGAATCCGGCGAGGTCGCAGTGACAAATGCAACATGGTGCATCACTTTCCTACGTTGTGGCGCAGTAGCAGGCGCCTCAGCCGGAGTCGCGGCCGATACAGAACCAGAAGCCGCAGAGCGATACCCAGGGCCCCGAAGCACCTCCGCAAAAGTGGGTCGCGGGACGGGCGGGGCGGCGACCTCACGTCGCGCCTCCGCAGTAGAGGCCTGGGCCCTGGCGTCCGAGCACTAACGGTGGTCGTCGGACCACATGGCCAGCAAGACCTCAGTTCGCCCGCGCGCATCAGAGGCCAACGCCTGGTATCGCGCACACTGGTTGACCACCTCACCAAAGAGGGCAATGATGGCCACACGATAGTTGACAGCAATCTTTTTTCGCAGCAGTTAACATAGGCGACCAGCTTGTCCTGCAGCGCAGTCACCTCGTTAAAATCTGGCATTGCGCAGAATTCCAGGTTAAGGAGCGCCTCGGCGGGAGCGGGCACCGCAGAAGGTGTGTCGCTCACCGCAGGAAAGGTAGGGGGCTCCCCAGAGGAGGACCCCCGGACAGGAAGGTCGTCGCTAAGTGAAGGTGGCCGCTGAGGGCTCCCGCACGCCCCGGGACCCTCGACATCCCGAGGCGCATCAGGAGGCGGCACGGTCTGGTCCGGCGCCGAAATGGGAGCCAGGAGGTCGTCCCTGGCCGCCGAGAACGGTGAGCTCGCAGGGTTGGACCGGG comes from the Amblyomma americanum isolate KBUSLIRL-KWMA chromosome 1, ASM5285725v1, whole genome shotgun sequence genome and includes:
- the LOC144113145 gene encoding uncharacterized protein LOC144113145 isoform X1; this encodes MSASGSSPTALPTGANSPVVELPPVSPDITSDSGTSGARSNPASSPFSAARDDLLAPISAPDQTVPPPDAPRDVEGPGACGSPQRPPSLSDDLPVRGSSSGEPPTFPAPICIFAYHLYRRPSSCLEA
- the LOC144113145 gene encoding uncharacterized protein LOC144113145 isoform X2; this translates as MSASGSSPTALPTGANSPVVELPPVSPDITSDSGTSGARSNPASSPFSAARDDLLAPISAPDQTVPPPDAPRDVEGPGACGSPQRPPSLSDDLPVRGSSSGEPPTFPASA